TCTCGGGGATGGTGAGGGGGCGGTCGCTCTCGTCGAGCACCTCGACCACGGCGCGCCGGTTGGCGGTGTAGCGCTGGTCGCTGCCGGCGAGTCGGTCCGCAACGGTGCTGTGCAGGTCCACGGCCCGAGGGTACCTCGTGAAGTGGGAATCAGTGAGAATCGGAGTCCGGCGGTGGGGCACCGCGGGACGTCACCCTGGAGGGGGTCGACGCTGCTCGTCGGCTCGGTGCTCGTGGCGGCCGTGATCGACCTCGTCGGCGGGGTCGGCCTCGTGATGGTGGTGGGCGCCGTCGTCCACCATGATCGAGCCGTCGGCCAGACGCAGCACCGCGCCCCGGTAGGCGGCGGCCAGGTGCTCCGCGGTGAGGACCTCCTCGGGCGTGCCGGCCGCCACCAGGCGACCGGCCAGCAGCACCAGGTGGTCGGCGGTGGCCGCCTCCCCCAGGTCGTGGGTGCTCGTCACCACCGTGACGCCCCGGTCGCGTTCTTGCGCGACGACGTCCAGGATGGCCTTCTGCGACGCCAGGTCGAGGCCGGCGAGGGGCTCGTCGAGGAGCAGCACCGACGCGTGTTGCACCAGTCCCTGCGCCACGAAGACCCGCTGGCGCTGCCCGCCGGAGAGCTCGTTGAGGTGGCGCTTGGCCAGCGGCAGCAGGTCGAGGCGGTCGAGGGCCTCGTCGACGAGACGACGGTCGTCCGCAGAGAAGCGGCGCAGGGGGCCGAGATGGGCGTAGCGGCCCATCGCCACCGCTTCCCGGGCCGTCACCGGGAGGTGGGCACCGGTTGTGGTCGCCTGCAGCACGTAGGCGATGTCGGCCCGGACCGCCTCGGGCCGCTCGCCCAGCACCTTCACCGACCCACGATCGGGCCGGTGCAGGCCCGCCAGCGCGTTGAGCAGGGTGGACTTCCCTGAGCCGTTGGGGCCGATCAGGCTGGTCGCCTGACCGGCGTGCAGCGACAGGTTCACGCCCTCGAGCGCGACGCGTCCGCCGTAGCGGACGACGAGGTCCTCGACGTTGACGGTCTGGGCGGGTGTGTTGCGCGGGGGCGTGGTCATCCGTAGGGTGCTCTATGTAAGAGTAGTTCTCATTCTAGTGGGGAAGATCCGCATGCTCCGCCGCCACCTTCGCACCTCCGCCCTCATCGCCGCCGCGTCCGCGCTCGCACTGGTCGCTGCGGCTTGCGGCTCCGACACGTCCGAGGACGCGTCCAGCGACTCGCCCACCGTCGTCGTCACCACGAGCATCCTCGGCGACGTGGTCGCCAACGTGGTCGGCGACGAGGCCACCGTCGAGGTGCTGATGCCGGCCGGCGTCGATCCCCACGAGTTCGAGCTGTCCGCGGCCGAGGCCGCGCAGCTCCAGGACGCCGACGTCATCGTGGCCAACGGGCTCGGGTTCGAAGCGGGCATGACCGACGCCCTCGACGCCGCAGAGGAGGCCGGCGTCCCGGTCATCGAGGTCGCTCCCGGCCTCGACCCGCTGCCCCTCGCCGAGGGCGCCCACGACCACGCGCACGAGGAGGAGGGCGCGCACGACGAGGAAGCCGCCCACAGCGAAGAGGAAGCCGCCCACAGCGAAGAAGAGGCCGCCCACGACGAGGAAGCCGCCCACAGCGAAGAAGAGGGCGAGGCCCTCGACCCCCACGTGTTCACCGATCCCGCTCGCATGGCCGACGGGGTCGAGCAGCTCGCCACGTCGCTCGGCGAGGAGGTCCCCGCCCTCGCCGGCGACGTGGTGGCCGAGCAGGCCGCCACCTACGCCGACGAGGTGCGCGCCGCCGACCAGGCCATCGAAGAGGAGCTGAGCGCCATCCCCGCCGACCAGCGCGTGCTCGTGACCAACCACGAGGTCTTCGCCTACTTCGCCGACCGGTACGATTTCGAGGTGATCGGCACCGTCATCCCGGGTGGGACCACGCTCGCCGAGACCAGCTCGCAAGAGCTCACCGACCTGGCCGCGGTCATCGAGGAGAACGAGGTGCCCGCGATCTTCGCCGACGCCTCCTCCCCCACCGAGCTCGCCGATGCGCTGGCCGAGGAGGGCGGCCTCGACGTCGAGGTGGTCGCGCTGTACAGCGAGTCGCTCGGCGAGCCCGGCTCGGACGCCGAGACCTACCTGGACATGATCACGAGCAACAGCGCGGCCATCACCGCCGCGCTGTCCGGGACGTCGTGATGGCGGGGTCGCCGTGATCGCCTGGTTCGTCGACCCCTTCCAGTACGAATTCATGCAGCGGTCCCTGCTCGGCGGGGCGCTGGCCGCCACCATCTGCGCCGTGGTCGGCACCTGGGTGGTGCTGCGGGGGCTGGCCTTCATGGGCGACGCCCTCGCCCATGGTGTGCTGCCCGGCATCGCCCTCGCGTTCCTCTGGGGCCTCGACCTCACCGTCGGGGCACTGGTGAGCGCGGCGGTGATGGTCGCCGGCATCAACCTGGTGAACCGGCGGGGCAACCTCCGCGAGGACACCGGGATCGGCCTGCTCTTCGTCGGGATGTTGGCGCTCGGCGTGATCATCATCTCGCGCGCCAGCACGTTCACCACCGACCTCACCGGCTTCCTGTTCGGCAACGTGCTCGGCGTGACATCAGCCGATCTGCGCACCCAGGCCGTCGCCGCTGTGCTCACCATCGCCGCCTGCACCCTCCTCTACCGGCCCTTCCTGGCCCTCGCCTTCAACCAGGACAAGGCCGCGCTGCTCGGCCTGCGGCCACGCCTGGCCAACGTGGTGCTGCTCGGCCTCATCGCCATCGCGGTGGTGTCGTCGTTCCGGGCGGTGGGCACCCTCCTCGTCTTCGGGTTGCTGATCGCCCCGCCCGCCACGGCCTCGCTGCTCGTGCGCCGCGTCCCGACGATGATGATCACGGCGGCGGCCATCGGCGTGGCCAGCGTCGCGCTCGGCCTGGTCCTCAGCTTCCACTACGACACCGCCGCCGGCGCCACCATGGCGGGCACGGCGGTCCTGGTGTTCTTCCTCGTGCTCGCCGGCACCGAGCTCGCTCGGACGCTCCGTCGCCCCACCGCCGTCGCGTGAGCCGGCGGTCGCCCACCCGTACCCGATCGCGGGTCATCGGCACCGCCGAGGTGCTGGGTGGGGCCCTCGTCCTTCTGGCGCTGCTGCAACGGCCGCTGGCGCCCTTGTTCGACAACCCGCGCTTCCAGACCTGGTCGACCATCTTCGTGTCGATCACCGTCCAGGCCCTTCCCTTCCTGGTCCTCGGCGTGCTCATCAGCGCGGCGATCGCGGCCTGGGTGTCCCCTGCCGCACTGCGCCGCGCCCTGCCCCGCCAGCAGGTCCTGGCCGTGCCGGTCGCCGGGCTGGCCGGGGCCGCGCTCCCCGGCTGCGAGTGCGGGTCGGTCCCGGTGGCCGGACGCCTGGTCGCCCGCGACGTCCCGCCGGCGGCGGCGGTCACCTTCCTGCTCGCCGCGCCGGCCATCAACCCGGTCGTCATCATCTCGACGCTGGTGGCGTTCCCCGGCGCGCCCGAGATGGCGCTGGCCCGGTTCGTGGCGTCGCTGCTCGCCGCCGTGGTCGTCGGATGGATCTGGATCCGCCAGGGCAACGACGACTGGACCGAGAAGGCCCGCCGCACCGTCGGCCACGACGACGACCCACCCCTCGAGCGCTTCCGGGCCACCGCGGTGCACGACCTCCTCCACGCCGGCGGCTACCTGGTGGTGGGCGCCTTCGTGGCGGCCACCCTGCAGGTCACCGTCGGCCGTTCGGCCCTCGACACCATCGCCGACCACGGCCTCCTGGCGGTGCTGTCCCTGGCCCTCCTCGCCGTCGTGCTGTGCATGTGCTCCGAGGCCGATGCCTTCGTGGCCGCCAGCCTCAACGAGTTCTCCCTGACGGCCCGCCTCGCCTTCCTCGTGGTGGGGCCGATGGTCGACCTGAAGCTGATCGCCCTCCAGGTCGGCTTCTTCGGGCGACCTTTCGCCGTCCGCTTCGCCCCCCTCACCTTCACGGTGGCGGTCCTGGCGTCGATCCTCGTGGGCGAGGTGCTGCTGTGAACCGCAAGACCCAGGGCGTCCTGTTGCTCGTGGCCGGGCTCGTGGCGCTCCGCCTCGTGGTCACCCGCACCTTCGACAGCTACGTCAAGCTCTCGATGTACTGGCCCCTCCTGCTCGCCGGCGGCGTGCTGGTCGCGCTGGGCTTCGCCACCTCGTTCCGGGGGGCAACCGAGGAGGACCTCGCCGCGAGCGATGCGCACGACAGCGACGCCGGCCACCTCGGCGATCACGAGGGTCCCGGGGCCGATGCCGGCCAGGAAGGTCAGGACGAGCACGCCGACCACCACCACAGCCGAGGCCCGACCATCGGCTGGCTGCTGGTGCTGCCCCTCGTGGTGCTGCTCCTGGTGGCGCCCGCGCCCCTCGGCGCCGACGCCGCCCGCCGTCAGGAGGCGCGCGCACCCGTGTACCTCGGCACGGAGTTCCCCCCGCTGCCTGCCACCGCCGACGGTGTCGCCGAACTGCGCATCACCGAGACGATCGACCGCGCCCTGTGGGACTCGGCCGACTCGCTGGACGACACCCCGGTGCGCCTCGAGGGCCTCGTCGTGCACAGCGACGAGGTCCCCGACGGGTTCCTGCTGACCCGCTTCGTCCTGTCGTGCTGCGCGGCCGACGCCATCCCGGTGCAGGTCGGGGTCGTCGGCGGTGGGCGCCCCGCCGAGGACGCCTGGGTCGAGGTGGAGGGGACGGTCGTCCCGGCGCCGGCCGTGGCGCCCGACACCGTCGACCTGCCCCGGGTCGACCTGGAGGCCACCTCGGTCCGCGAGGTGCCCCGCCCCGGCGACACGTACGAGTAGACGGCCCGGTCCTCCGGGGCGCGTCGGCGGTGCGGCGAGCGGGGAATAGCCTGGCGAGGTGCTGGACACGCCCGGCGTCGGGGCAGAGGTCGACGTCGATGACGCCGACGAGCAGCGGGCCACCCGCATCGGCCTCGCCGGCCTCGTGTGGGCCTACATCCCCGTGGTGCTCATCGCCCGGGGGTCGTTCGGCTACCTCTTCGAGGGCCAGGCCCTGCGCAACTGGTCCACGATCTTCGTCTCCCTGACCCTCCAGGCCATCCCCTTCCTGGTGCTCGGCACGGTCATCAGCGCCGCCATCTCGGCGCTCGTGCCCTCGAGCTGGATCGCCAACGCCGTCCCCAAGCGCACCGTCCTCGCCGTCCCCGCGGCGGGCGCCGCCGGCGCGTTGCTTCCGGGCTGTGAGTGCAGCTCGGTCCCCGTGGCCGGGCGCCTGGTGTCCCGCGGCATCCCCGAGGGCGCCGCGCTCACGTTCCTCTTGGCGGCGCCGGCCATCAACCCGATCGTGATGGTGTCCACCGCGGTGGCCTTCCCGGGACGGCCCGAGATGGTGGCCGCCCGCTTCCTCGCGTCGCTGGTCACGGCACTGATCGTGGGCTTCTTCTGGTCGGGCCTGGCCCGACCGGACTGGCTCACCTCGAAGATGAAGGTGCACGACCACGGCAACCGCTTCGACAACTTCGTGTCGACCGCCGCCGGCGACTTCCTCCAGGCCGGCGGCTTCCTCGTGGCCGGCGCCGGCCTGGTCGCGGCCATGCAGACCCTGGTGCCCCCCAGCGTGTTCGACCGCATCGGCGGGTCCGGGGTGGTGGCCATCCTGGTGATGGCCGGCCTCGCCATCTTGTTGTCCGTGTGCTCCGAGGCCGACGCCTTCGTGGCCGCGGGGATGACGCAGTTCTCCCTCACCTCCCGGCTCGTCTTCCTCACCGTCGGGCCCATGGTCGACCTCAAGCTGATCGCCCTCCAGGCGGGCGCCTTCGGGAAGGGCTTCTCGCTGCGCTTCACCCCGCTGGTGCTGACCGTGGCCATCCTGACCGCCTCGATCGTGGGGTCGGTGCTGCTGTGAGGCGCACCGACGCCGGGGCCATGGTGACCCTCATCGGCGGCTTCTCCCTCTGGATGGGCCTCACCCCCACCCACCTCCTGTACATCAAGCCCTCGATGACCCGGTGGCTGGTGCTCTCGGGCGCCATCCTCGTCGCGGTCGGCCTCGCCGTGGTCGTGCTGGGCCGGCGCGAGGCAGGGGCGGGGGCGGAGGCGGACGCCCAAGGCGGCGGGCACCGCGGCCACCACCACGCCACGCGGGTCGGGTGGCTGCTCGCCCTGCCGCTGTGCGTCGCCGTCGCGGTCGGCTCGAACCCGCTCGGCTCCTACGCCGCCGGCCGGCAGAACTCGCAGCGCGTCCTCCCGCCGGGCGAGTTCGACCTGGCGCAGTACCTCAACGCCAACTCCTTCGGTGGTCAGGCACCGGCGCTGCGCAACATCGACTTCGTGCGGGCCACCCAGGACGCCGATCAACGCCAGTTGCTGGCCGAGCAGCCCGTCACCCTGACCGGCTTCGTGGTCGCCGACCCCGACGGCGGCGGGCGCAGCTTCCTGCTCACCCGCTTCATGATCGGGTGCTGCGCCGCCGACGCCCTCGCGGTGCAGGTGAAGGTACCCGTCGAACCCGGTGACCTCCCCGACGAGGAGTCGTGGGTGCACGTCGAGGGCACCCTGGACCTCGACCGGTCGCCTCCCCCCGGCGAGTCCCTCGACCCGCCCGTCCTGGCCGATGTCACCATCCGCGCCGCGGACGAGCCCGACGAGATCTACGAATACCCGTGACCCGTCCCGGGAACCACTGGGCCCGCCCGGACGACCAACAGACCGAGGTCCCCCTGTGCCCTCCCCCTCCCCGATGACCCCCGCTCCCCCCGCCGACCGATGAGCACCGACGCCGTCGCGCTCCTGCTCGCGCTCTTGACCGTGGCCAGTTGGGTGGCCTCCGTGGTGCTGATCGCCGCCCACGTGTCCCCCGGCCTGCGCGCCCGCACCCACGACGCGCTCGCCGGGCAGATCCTCCCCCTCGCCCTCCTCGTCGCCGCCGTGTCCATGGCAGGAAGCCTCTATCTCTCCGAGGTGGCCGACTTCATCCCCTGCAACCTCTGCTGGTACCAGCGCATCGCCATGTACCCCCAGGTGCTGCTGCTCGCCATCGCCTGGTACCGACGCGACGAGGGCATCCGCACCTATGTGCTGCCCATGGCGGTGATCGGCGCATGCATCAGCACCTTCCACGTGCTCGTCGAGCGCTTCCCCTGGATCGAGGGCTCCGGCGGCGTGTGCGACCCCGCCAACCCGTGCACCATCAAGTGGATCGAGGAGCTGGGGTTCATCACCATCCCCACCATGGCCCTCAGCGCCTTCGTGCTGATCGCGCTCCTGATGACCCATCTGTCCCCTGACGCCGAGCAGCAGGACGAGCACGCCGAGCCCGACGCCACCCTTCCCGAACCATCTCCTCCCGAACCATCTCCGTCCGACCCCACCCCGAGCGAGGCATCGTGAGCAACCGTCCCAATCCGAAGGCCAAGGCCCCCGCCCGCGCCGTCCAGCAGGCGCAGGGAAAGAGCAAGCGCCCGTCGCTCGCCCTCTGGGTGCTCGTCGGCATCCTCGGCCTCGGCATCGTCGCGGTCGTGGTGGCCGCCCTGTCCCAGGACGACGAGGCCACCGCCGGCCAGGAGGCACCGGTCACCGTGGAGGGCACCGCCCTCGCCGAGTTCCCCGAGGGCGGCGAGGACCCCGCCGTCGGCGCCACCGCCCCCACGCTCGAGGGTTCGACCTTCGCCGGTGAGCCGATCACCATCGGCGGCCCGAGCGACCAGCCCACGCTCGTCGTGTTCGTCGCCCACTGGTGCCCCCACTGCCAGGCCGAGGTGCCCCGCCTCGTCGAGTGGAAGGCCGACGGCACCATCCCCGAGGACATCCGACTGGTCGCCGTGGCCACGAGCACCGAGGCCGCCCAGCCCAACTACCCGCCGCAGGACTGGTTGGAGGGCGAGGACTGGCCCGGCGACGTGATGGCCGACTCCGAGGACGACACCGCCGCCGGCGCCTACGGCGTGAGCGGCTTCCCGTTCTTCGTGGCGCTGAACGCCGACGGCACCGTGGCCGAGCGGGGTTCCGGCGAGCTCGACCAGGCCGGCATCGAGTCGCTGGTCGCCAGCCTCGAGCAGCCCTCCTAGCCCCTGCGAGCCCGGGGGGCGGACCGACTCAGCGACCCCGGACGTCCACGGTGTCCTGGGCGGTCGCCTCGGTGAACTCGTCCACCAGCGCCTGCACGTCGATGGTCCACTCACCCGGCAGGGGGATCTCGACGTCGTAGGCCGAGAAGTGCCCTGGCCCGGCCCGCTCGAGGGGAACCTCGAGCGGGCCGATGTCGCGTGACGGGAGGCTGAGCGAGAGCGTGAGCTCCTCGACCTCGGCCACGGCTCCGGTCGTGGTCAGGGTGTACACGTGGATCTCCGTCGGCCCGGCCTTGGCCGGATCGATGGTGAGATCGATGAGGAGATCGTCGGCCACGAGCTCAGCGGCGTAGGCCTGGGCCAGCGCGGAGCGCGCCGGCTGGGCGTTCACCAGCAGCGCGGTGACCGCGAGGACGGCGACGCCGAGGACGGTCTCGACCCGGATGGAGCGGCGATAGCCGGCCACGACCGTGGCCTCGTCGATGACGCTGTCTCCCTGGTCCCCTGCGTCCTCTCCGGCGGCTGCCCGGTACCCCCGCTGGACCCAGCGGCGGCCGAGGTAGCCGAACCCCACCATGACCATGAAGAGGGCCAGCTTGACCAGCAGGAGCGTGCCGTAGGTCGTGTCGGTGAGGGCCTCGAGGCTGCCCACCTGGCGCCAGGACTGGATCACGCCGGTCACGACGAGCGCCGCCACCGAGGCGAAGGCGATGCTGGAGAAGCGGGGCACCACGCGCCGGAGCTCGTCCACGCGATGTCGGGGCAGCGCCACCGCGAGGACCACCACCAGGCCTCCGAGCCACAGGCCCGCCGCACCCACGTGCACGAGGTCGGTGGCGAGCGCCAACGGCACGAGGTTCCCGGCGGCGGCATGGCCGCTCAGCCCGAGGGTGAGCAACAGGCCGACGCCGAGCACCCCGAGGGCGACACGGACACCCACGGACGGGCCCTCACCGGTCTCGTGCGAGTGGTCCGCCCCCTCGGCGTCCTCCCGCGCCGGTCGCAGCGATGAGGCCACGAGCGCGAGACCGGCAACGACGAGCAGCACCACCCGGCCGAGGGCGACCCTCCCGTACCGGCTGTCGAACACGGAGGACACCACGTCGACGTCGACCACGTCGCCCAACGGCAGGGCGCCCACATAGGCACCTTGGGTGCCGACGCTCACCACGGTGGCGGCCAACGCCACCCCCCACGCCCACCAGAGCAGGTGGCGGACCCGGTCGAGGCCCAGTCCCTCGGGCCAGGCCAGCAGGCAGAACGCGGCGGCACCGACGAGCAGCACCACCGCGGCGAAGACGAGGAAGCGCACGACCGCGAACAGCACGCCCACGGCCTCGCTCCCCCCGTCGGCGGCGAGGAGGCGACGGGCGAGCGCGTCGGTGTCGCCCGTGGCGACATCGCCCACCTGGAAGGTGAAGGCGCCGTGGATGGGGTGACCGTCGGCGGACACCACCCGCCAGGTGACGACGTACGAGCCGTCGGCGAGACTGCTCAGCGGTTGCACCACGGTGTCGCCGCCGTCGTGGCGGACCCCGCCCTCGTCGACCCGTTCGGCATTGGAGTCGTAGACCCGGACGGCGCCGAGCGACACCTCGACCGGCTCGCTGTAGGTGAGGGCCACCTGCTCGGGCGCCTCGGCCAGCACCGCACCGGCGCTCGGACTGGTGGACTCGAGGGAGGCGTGGGCCGCGGCCGGCCCCGCCCCGGCCACCAGCGCCCCGAACGCCACCGCCACGATGGCGGCGCCAGCGAGGATCCTCTTCACGAAGGGGCGAGGTTAGGACCAGGGAGGGGTCGACGGTACGCGTGAGCCAGCGCCCAGAGCATCACGAGGCCCACGAGGTGGGTCAGGTGGAGGGTCTCGCCGGTGAAGCTCGCACGGCCCTCGGCGATGTCCACCCCGCTGGTGACCGCGAGGCAGCCCGCGAGGACGGCAACGAGGGGCACCATGCCCCAGGCTCGAGCCGGCCGCCACGCGGCGACCAGGAAGCCCACAGCGAGGGCGACGTCGAACGAGCCCATCTCGCGGGCTGCGTGGACGCCGGCACCCGCCTCCTGGCCGGCCACCAGTGCCGGAACGGCGAGGAGCAGCTCCACGACGCCGAGCGCGACGAGCCCGACCCGCCAGGGCAGCAACGAGTCGTCGCGGGCCTCCTGCTCCTCGGCAGCGAGGTCGGCGGCGAGCGCCGCGAGGATGGCGGACGATCGGTCCGGAACCGGATCGGCGACGTGGAGGTCGAGCCGGTGGGCGAGCGCGACGGCGTCGGCACGCCAGGCCTGGCACGCGAGGCACGTCGCCAGGTGCTCGTCGACCTCCGGACCCTCGTCGTCGTGGCCGTCCAGGCGGGCGGAGATGGCCTCGCGGCAGCGTTCGCAGTCCATGTGAGAAAGGGTCGTTGGTCCTCGACGAAAAGTTCCTCGACGCGCCGTCGGAGCCGTACGGTGGCTCCGATGAACTCGGATGCGCTCACCGAGCTGGCGGTTCGTGCCCAGGCCGGCGACAGGGTCGCGCTCTCCGACTTCGTGCGGGCCACCCAGGACGACGTCTGGCGGGTGTGCGCCCACCTCACCTCGCCGGCCCAGGCCGACGACGTCACCCAAGAGGTGTACCTGCGGGCCCTGCGGGCCCTTCCCCGCTTCCGCGGGGACTCGAGCGCCCGCACCTGGCTGCTGGCGATCGCCCGCCACACCGCCATCGACTC
This genomic interval from Acidimicrobiales bacterium contains the following:
- a CDS encoding metal ABC transporter ATP-binding protein, translated to MTTPPRNTPAQTVNVEDLVVRYGGRVALEGVNLSLHAGQATSLIGPNGSGKSTLLNALAGLHRPDRGSVKVLGERPEAVRADIAYVLQATTTGAHLPVTAREAVAMGRYAHLGPLRRFSADDRRLVDEALDRLDLLPLAKRHLNELSGGQRQRVFVAQGLVQHASVLLLDEPLAGLDLASQKAILDVVAQERDRGVTVVTSTHDLGEAATADHLVLLAGRLVAAGTPEEVLTAEHLAAAYRGAVLRLADGSIMVDDGAHHHHEADPADEVDHGRHEHRADEQRRPPPG
- a CDS encoding zinc ABC transporter substrate-binding protein, with the protein product MLRRHLRTSALIAAASALALVAAACGSDTSEDASSDSPTVVVTTSILGDVVANVVGDEATVEVLMPAGVDPHEFELSAAEAAQLQDADVIVANGLGFEAGMTDALDAAEEAGVPVIEVAPGLDPLPLAEGAHDHAHEEEGAHDEEAAHSEEEAAHSEEEAAHDEEAAHSEEEGEALDPHVFTDPARMADGVEQLATSLGEEVPALAGDVVAEQAATYADEVRAADQAIEEELSAIPADQRVLVTNHEVFAYFADRYDFEVIGTVIPGGTTLAETSSQELTDLAAVIEENEVPAIFADASSPTELADALAEEGGLDVEVVALYSESLGEPGSDAETYLDMITSNSAAITAALSGTS
- a CDS encoding metal ABC transporter permease translates to MQRSLLGGALAATICAVVGTWVVLRGLAFMGDALAHGVLPGIALAFLWGLDLTVGALVSAAVMVAGINLVNRRGNLREDTGIGLLFVGMLALGVIIISRASTFTTDLTGFLFGNVLGVTSADLRTQAVAAVLTIAACTLLYRPFLALAFNQDKAALLGLRPRLANVVLLGLIAIAVVSSFRAVGTLLVFGLLIAPPATASLLVRRVPTMMITAAAIGVASVALGLVLSFHYDTAAGATMAGTAVLVFFLVLAGTELARTLRRPTAVA
- a CDS encoding permease; the protein is MSRRSPTRTRSRVIGTAEVLGGALVLLALLQRPLAPLFDNPRFQTWSTIFVSITVQALPFLVLGVLISAAIAAWVSPAALRRALPRQQVLAVPVAGLAGAALPGCECGSVPVAGRLVARDVPPAAAVTFLLAAPAINPVVIISTLVAFPGAPEMALARFVASLLAAVVVGWIWIRQGNDDWTEKARRTVGHDDDPPLERFRATAVHDLLHAGGYLVVGAFVAATLQVTVGRSALDTIADHGLLAVLSLALLAVVLCMCSEADAFVAASLNEFSLTARLAFLVVGPMVDLKLIALQVGFFGRPFAVRFAPLTFTVAVLASILVGEVLL
- a CDS encoding TIGR03943 family protein, producing MNRKTQGVLLLVAGLVALRLVVTRTFDSYVKLSMYWPLLLAGGVLVALGFATSFRGATEEDLAASDAHDSDAGHLGDHEGPGADAGQEGQDEHADHHHSRGPTIGWLLVLPLVVLLLVAPAPLGADAARRQEARAPVYLGTEFPPLPATADGVAELRITETIDRALWDSADSLDDTPVRLEGLVVHSDEVPDGFLLTRFVLSCCAADAIPVQVGVVGGGRPAEDAWVEVEGTVVPAPAVAPDTVDLPRVDLEATSVREVPRPGDTYE
- a CDS encoding permease → MLDTPGVGAEVDVDDADEQRATRIGLAGLVWAYIPVVLIARGSFGYLFEGQALRNWSTIFVSLTLQAIPFLVLGTVISAAISALVPSSWIANAVPKRTVLAVPAAGAAGALLPGCECSSVPVAGRLVSRGIPEGAALTFLLAAPAINPIVMVSTAVAFPGRPEMVAARFLASLVTALIVGFFWSGLARPDWLTSKMKVHDHGNRFDNFVSTAAGDFLQAGGFLVAGAGLVAAMQTLVPPSVFDRIGGSGVVAILVMAGLAILLSVCSEADAFVAAGMTQFSLTSRLVFLTVGPMVDLKLIALQAGAFGKGFSLRFTPLVLTVAILTASIVGSVLL
- a CDS encoding TIGR03943 family protein, whose product is MRRTDAGAMVTLIGGFSLWMGLTPTHLLYIKPSMTRWLVLSGAILVAVGLAVVVLGRREAGAGAEADAQGGGHRGHHHATRVGWLLALPLCVAVAVGSNPLGSYAAGRQNSQRVLPPGEFDLAQYLNANSFGGQAPALRNIDFVRATQDADQRQLLAEQPVTLTGFVVADPDGGGRSFLLTRFMIGCCAADALAVQVKVPVEPGDLPDEESWVHVEGTLDLDRSPPPGESLDPPVLADVTIRAADEPDEIYEYP
- a CDS encoding disulfide bond formation protein B, which codes for MSTDAVALLLALLTVASWVASVVLIAAHVSPGLRARTHDALAGQILPLALLVAAVSMAGSLYLSEVADFIPCNLCWYQRIAMYPQVLLLAIAWYRRDEGIRTYVLPMAVIGACISTFHVLVERFPWIEGSGGVCDPANPCTIKWIEELGFITIPTMALSAFVLIALLMTHLSPDAEQQDEHAEPDATLPEPSPPEPSPSDPTPSEAS
- a CDS encoding TlpA family protein disulfide reductase, with amino-acid sequence MSNRPNPKAKAPARAVQQAQGKSKRPSLALWVLVGILGLGIVAVVVAALSQDDEATAGQEAPVTVEGTALAEFPEGGEDPAVGATAPTLEGSTFAGEPITIGGPSDQPTLVVFVAHWCPHCQAEVPRLVEWKADGTIPEDIRLVAVATSTEAAQPNYPPQDWLEGEDWPGDVMADSEDDTAAGAYGVSGFPFFVALNADGTVAERGSGELDQAGIESLVASLEQPS
- a CDS encoding copper resistance protein CopC, which gives rise to MKRILAGAAIVAVAFGALVAGAGPAAAHASLESTSPSAGAVLAEAPEQVALTYSEPVEVSLGAVRVYDSNAERVDEGGVRHDGGDTVVQPLSSLADGSYVVTWRVVSADGHPIHGAFTFQVGDVATGDTDALARRLLAADGGSEAVGVLFAVVRFLVFAAVVLLVGAAAFCLLAWPEGLGLDRVRHLLWWAWGVALAATVVSVGTQGAYVGALPLGDVVDVDVVSSVFDSRYGRVALGRVVLLVVAGLALVASSLRPAREDAEGADHSHETGEGPSVGVRVALGVLGVGLLLTLGLSGHAAAGNLVPLALATDLVHVGAAGLWLGGLVVVLAVALPRHRVDELRRVVPRFSSIAFASVAALVVTGVIQSWRQVGSLEALTDTTYGTLLLVKLALFMVMVGFGYLGRRWVQRGYRAAAGEDAGDQGDSVIDEATVVAGYRRSIRVETVLGVAVLAVTALLVNAQPARSALAQAYAAELVADDLLIDLTIDPAKAGPTEIHVYTLTTTGAVAEVEELTLSLSLPSRDIGPLEVPLERAGPGHFSAYDVEIPLPGEWTIDVQALVDEFTEATAQDTVDVRGR